The genomic interval AGCCAATAGGATTAGAGAATCACCACAGCCAATAGGATTAGAGAATCACCACAGCCAATAGGGTTAGAGAATCACCACAGCCAATAGGATTAGAGAATCACCACAGCCATTAGGGTTAGAGAATCACCACAGCCAATAGGGTTAGAGAATCACCACAGCCAATAGGATTAGAGAATCACCACAGCCAATAGGGTTAGAGAAGTATTATTATCCGTAGAACTGCAGGGACCTCGTAGTAACGCCCCCTTCCTCCCCCACAGTTTGCTGGTTAGCGTCCCACGCTGATGTTGCAGGTCTTGCAACTGGGGTCCTTCTTAGCATTGATGGTGGACATGCTACTGAGCTGGTGTCCTTGGATCTCCTCCACGCTGCCTAGGGCCAGGTCCACGGGCTCGGTGTAAATCACCTCCAGAATCACATCCTGGGCGTGGTGGAACAccagccccccctcctcctcctcctgggtGCATGTCAGGAAGCAGTTGTCTAAGATGTCCAGCGCCGGGAGGCGGCCCTTACAGAATCGGTCCCCTGGGGAGCCCTCTGGGGCCAGCACCAGGATCACGTAGTGGTAGGCTGTGTACATGCAGTAGAAGTCCCCGAAGTACAGGTTGGTCTTGGGGTTGAACAGGACCTGGGCCTGGATCTGGAAGCGGTAGCGTCCGTAGGGGGAGTCCTGGGGGGGCTTGCCTGTGTTGAACTCCGTGTTGCAGCTGAAGTAGATGCCTTCCAGCTTGCCACTGATGGGAGATCCGTGGCTGCCACTGTTGTCCTTTACAGTCGGGAGCATCCGGTTGTCCTGTGTCTCTCTGGAACCACAAGAGGGGCTTATCACCACACCAGACCATGTTAATCAACCAGCATGCAAACACTatcaaacacagagacagacaatcaGCAAGGGAACAGAACTCTGAGTctacaacagaacacaactcTGCTcccccaagaaacaaagagatcttctgttgaatctgaccaTTACTCtcaatggttgtacagtcgtctcaaataaaactgtgaaggaccagcttttttccatctacgtaacattgcaaaaatcagaaactttctgtccaaaaatgatgcagaaaaatgtatccatgcttttgttacttctaggttagactactgcaatgctctactttccggctacccggataaagcactaaataaacttcagttagtgctaaatacggctgctaaaatcctgactagaacaaaaaaaattgatcatattactccagtgctagcctccctacactggcttcctgtcaaagcaagggctggtttcaaggttttactgctaacctacaaaacattacatgggcttgctcctacctatctctctgatttggtcctgccgtacatacctacacgtacgctacggtcacaagatgcaggcctcctaattgtccctagaatttctaagcaaacagctggaggtagggctttctcctatagagctccatttttatggaatggtctgcctacccatgtgagaaaCGCAAACTCGGTcacaacctttaagtctttactgaaaactcatctcttcagtgggtcatatgattgagtgtagtctggcccaggagtgtgaaggtgaacggaaaggctctggagcaacaaaccgcccttgctgtctctgcctgcccggttcccctctttccactgggattctctgcctctaaccctattacaggggctgagtcactggcttactggtgctctttcatgccgtccctaggaggggtgcgtcacgtgagtgggttgagtcactgatgtgatcttcctgacTGGGTTGGCgcacccccttgggttgtgccgtggcggagatctttgtgggctatactcggccttgtctcagaatggtaagttggtggttgaagatatccctctagtggtgtgggggctgtgctttggcaaagtgggtggggttatatccttcctgtttggccctgtccgggggtgtcctcggatggggccacag from Oncorhynchus keta strain PuntledgeMale-10-30-2019 unplaced genomic scaffold, Oket_V2 Un_contig_10774_pilon_pilon, whole genome shotgun sequence carries:
- the LOC127917111 gene encoding phytanoyl-CoA hydroxylase-interacting protein-like, producing MLPTVKDNSGSHGSPISGKLEGIYFSCNTEFNTGKPPQDSPYGRYRFQIQAQVLFNPKTNLYFGDFYCMYTAYHYVILVLAPEGSPGDRFCKGRLPALDILDNCFLTCTQEEEEGGLVFHHAQDVILEVIYTEPVDLALGSVEEIQGHQLSSMSTINAKKDPSCKTCNISVGR